The genomic stretch TATATATTAGTATTTTAAAAATCCACTTAATCTCTGCAATAATTTTCTTGTTCATTAAATTAAATATGCGCCTACTAATTAACAATGGAACGACTCCGGACAGCGCCGACAAGTCGATAAATATTTAAATAACTATAATATCTTAATATTATATGAATCCTAAAGAAAAATTTGAATTAATAACGCGTAATACGCAGGAAATAATTGGAGATCAGGAATTAAAAGAAATTCTTAAAAAAAGAGACATTTCTATTTATTTAGGCACGGAAATTTCAGGAAGGCCGCACATAGGATATTTTGTTCCTGCAATGAAGATGAAAGATTTTCTTAAAGCTGGCTGTCATGTGACTATGTTGCTTGCAGACATCCATGCAATGTTAAATAATCAAAAATCTACTTTTGAACAACTTAATTCCAGATTTAAATATTATTCAATTATAATTAAAGCGTTGTTGGAAGCGGCCGGAGCTGATACTTCTAAACTTACTTTTGTTAAAGGCAGTGATTTTCAATTAGATCCGAAATATACTTTCGATATGTATAGGCTTGCTTCAATGTCCTCATTGCATGATCTAAATAAAGCCGCTTCTGAAGTTGTAAGGCAAAGCGAAAATCAAAAAATTGGCGGCTTAATTTATCCAATTATGCAGGCGCTGGATGAAGAATATTTAAAAGTTGATGCGCAATATGGGGGCGTAGACCAACGAAAAATATTTATGTATGCCCGTGAAATTTTGCCTAAATTGGGATATAAACCCCGGATTGAAATAATGACTCCGATGATTCCGGGATTGCAAGGAGATAAGATGAGTTCATCTGTTGCAAGTTCAAAGATTGATTTACTTGATGATGCTGAAACTATAAAAAAGAAATTAAATAAGGCGCAGTGTGTCGCAGGAGATATAAGGGATAATGGATTGCTCTCATTTGTGAAGCATGTAATCTTTGTTTTAAAGAAAGATACCGATGATACATTTGTGATTGAACGCCCTGCAAAATTTGGAGGCAATTTAGAATATTCACAATATGAAAAGCTTGAGGACGATTTTAAAGAACAAAAATTACATCCAATGGACCTCAAAACTGCTTTAGCAAGGGAAATTGCGATATTAACAGCGCCCATAAGGAAAGTGATGGAAAACAACGAAAAAATTATTAAAGAAGCCTATCCCTAAAAGTTTTGATTTTCTAAAAAATCAAGCCATGTATCAGATATCACAATATGCAAAAGAGATTTCTATCTTAACTAGATAACTTTAATCTCTACTAAATCGTTAAAATAACGTTTAACAATAGTTTCTGTGCTTCTTAAATTGATACCGCCCCTTCCAATCAATATTCCTCTTGTTTTAGTATCAACGGCAGTTAATTTGATAATTGTAGGTTCTATCTCAATATTTGCCAATTTTAACGGATAAATAATATTTTCTATAAATTTGGACAAATCTTTGCTATTTTCTATAATTCGAACTTTCTTTTTAAGAATGCCTTCTATCTTTTTATAATTAATGCCTTTCTTGCCTATGGCTTTTCCAGCCATGCCCTCTTTAACGATAAAATAAACAATTTCATCTTGTTGAAACGCATCATCTACATTTGTTCTTGTGATTGATTCAAACAAAGAAATATACTTCATAAGATTCATATCATATTTAATCTTAATCATTATGCACTTATTCCGACTACGTTAACAGAAAAAGGTTTTTTACATATAACCCCTAACTCTTCATTATCCATGCTAAGACTTGTCACTGTCACTTTTTGAAGATTTGCAAAATGATTAATTTGATCTTTAACTTCAGGAATGCTATTTGATGTAATAAACACTTCAACAAGGCGCGATAATTTTAACGATTTTAATACTCTTTCTGTGCCAATTATAAGTCTTTTCTCTTCTAAAGCTTTTTTAATTTTTGAAATTTCATCATTTGTTTTATTTTTAACTGCCATTTGTGACACCTATTTAGTTTTTGTTATTAACTTTGGCAATCCAGTGCCAATTGGGACTGGTTGGTTAAGCATAACATTCTCAATAACTGAATTTAACTGATCAACTTCGCCTATCATTGAAGCATTTAATATGTGTTTATCTGGCGTTTCAAAAGATGCCCGCGCAAGCACTGAAGACTTTTCACTAATAACACCATATCTTGTAATGCCTTTAATTCGACCATTAAGGCACATCGTATCAGCAATTAACATAATATGCCTTACGTTAACATTAATGCCTTGTCCCTGATAAACTTTAAAAATTTCGTCTAAAATAATTGCTCTTGTAGCCTCAATTCCTAAAACTTCTTGCACTTCATAAAGATCATTGCTATAAGTCCTATTCTCATCAACTTCTTGAAATGTTAATATTTCTTTTAAATTTGTGCCCCCGGTTACAATAATATATTCTTCTCCTTTTTTCATAGGTAATACCTGCCGAATCTTTTTAATACCGCAGATATAAATCTTTTTTAATTTTTCTTTTAATTTATACACATCGTTTAAGTTTTCTTCTTTCGATTTAACTTTGAAAATTAACGTTTCTCCCTTAACTTTAATTGTGCAGCTTTTTACCGCTTTAGATATTATCTTTTGAATTTTTTCAGAAGTTAATCCTAATACATTTAACCTGTTAGAGTTTAATTCGGCGTCAATTGAAAGTTCTCCCACATTAATAATGAACTCTTTAACAAGTTCGTTGAACATTGTTTCTTTAATTCTTAAAGCTAATTCCTTAATACCTTTTCCTCCAGAATAAGGCTTTTTTAGATATATTTCCATCAAGGGAGTTTTTAATGTTTGTCTCCCGTCTAAAATCTCAATAATCCGGGGCAGACCAGTTGTAACATTCATCTCAGCTACACCCGCTAATAATTTGGTGTTAAGTGTCATTTGCGTACCCTGTTCACCGATAGATTCTGCAGCAACTAAACCCACTGCTTCTCCCGGTTGGACTTGAGCATTAAAATAATCGTTTTCAATTAACTCTTTTAATTTTTCAAATCTTTTTTCACTTAAGCCGTTGCCAAAATTTTTAATCTCTTCAGTTAGTTTGTGTGGTAATATAATTTTAGGCATTTTTTTCCTCCTAAACGTAATCTATCGCTTTTTTAACATTGATAATCCCATTTTCAGATTTTGAAACGTCTATTCCGTCTTCCCCGTATTCAAACTGCACTATTTTACCAGATGAATCTCTTACAGTATTATCATATTCTACTTTTAAATCTTGCAAAGCATTGGATAATCTTCTATATAGATAACCTGATTTTGGAGTTCTTAAAGCAGTATCCATTAAACCTTCTCTGCCCGCCATAGCAATAAAGAAAAATTCCGCAGGACTTGCTCCTTCATTGAACCCATGTTTAATAAAACCATGCGCATCTGGATTTAAATCTCCTTTTTTAAATAAAGGCAGCGTGCGCTCACTATAACCCGTCATAATTCTTTTGCCCCTGATAGCTTGCTGACCTACACATGCAGCCATTTGAGCTAAGTGAATAGCTTTACCTCTTGCGCCTGAATTTGCCATAATTCCAATGCCCGTTTTTTGGTTCGCATAATTTTCTACAACTTTTCCAGCTTCGTTTCTGGCGACATTTAATGTTTCAAGAATTTGTAATTCCACTGTCTCTTGAATTGTTCTGCCCGGATAAGCATGCAGTTCACCTTTTTTGTATGCATCAATCTTTTCTCCTGCTTCTTCATACCCTTTGCTGATATAATTTTTAATCTTTTGAATAGCTTCTTTAGGTAAATCAACATCGGAAATTCCTGTTGTAATTCCAATTTGTTTTTGTGCAAATATACCTAATTTTAATAATTTTCCCAAAATGTCAACAGTAACTTCTTGACCGTATCTCTTATGCAGCTCCCTTAACATCATGCCTGCCCCGTCTCCTCCGATAGAGTTAGCGTCTAAAAATCCTTTTTCAATTGCGCCTTTTTTGATGATTAAATCAGTGCCTTCTTTAGTTTTAAATGTGAAATTAAAATCATCCGGCAATAATACACTGGCTAATTCTGCGCCAGTTACGGTTTTTTTCTTCGGCAATTTGCTAAAATCATTTATGCCGGTAATATATAATAAGTCAATCGCTTTATTAAATGGGATCGTTTCAGACCTAGTTATTAAATAATTTCCTGATACTGCATCTTGAATACACTTAACAATCGATAATCCATGTCTTGGACTGATTAATTGAGTTTGCACAAGCATTAATATTTCAGCTTCGGCTCTTGCTTCTTCTGTTTGTGGAACATGCAAGTTCATTTCATCACCGTCAAAGTCTGCACCATAAGGAGCGCAAACTGCGGGGTTAATTCTGAAAGTTTGGTTAGGCAGGATTCTAGTCTTATGCGCCATTACTGACATTCTGTGCAATGAAGGCTGCCTGTTAAATAAGGCAATGTCCCCATCAAGAATATGCCTTTCCACCTGATATCCGTTTTCTAACTCTTCTAATAATGCTTGTTTTGTTTCTTCGGTAATTCTTTTCTTTTTTCCATCAGGCCTGACTAAATAATTCGCGCCAGGATAAACTTTAGGGCCTCTTTCAACAAATGTTTTTAGATATTCCTTATTCCAGTCAGTAACTCTTTCCGGTACAGTTATTTTCATCGCTATTTCTTTAGGTATTCCAACTTCATCTAATTTTAACATAGGATCAGGGCTAATTACTGACCTTGCAGAAAAATTAGTTCTTTTACCAGCCAGGTTATGTCTGATTCTTCCTTCTTTACTTTTAACTCTTGCAGTTAACGTTTTTAAAGGCTGACCGGATCTGTGTCTTGCAGGAGGTAATTGCGCAACTCCGTTATCAAAAAATGTAGTGATATGATACTGTAAAAGGTCCCATAAATCTTCAATAATTATTTCCGGAGCACCCGCATTTATATTTTCAAATAACCTTTGATTAATTCTTACAATATCTGACAATTTGTGTGTTAAATCATCTTCAGACCTTTCACCTGATTCAAGTGTAATTGACGGCCTCATTGTTACAGGAGGAATAGATAAAACAGTTAATACTGCCCATTCAGGTCTCATAAATTTGGGATGTATTCCTAAAATTTCACAATCCTCGTCCTGAATCTTTTCCAGTCTTGATCTAACTTCGATAGGGGATATTCTTTTATCATTTTCTAAAAAAGTAGTTGGTTTATCAAGTGTTATTTTAGGCTGTTTAGCCCCGCAAAAAGAACATTTTGAAACCGTTTTTAAACCGGTTGTTATTGATTTCGCAAGTTTCCTATAGGTTTCAAGTTCTCCGTCGGCGTATAACTTTTTTAATTTTGCAAGTGTTTTTTCATACTTATCTTGAGACAATAAAATCCTTCCACAATCAGCGCACGTTGCCCTTAATAAATCATAAACCAATGTTGAAAATTTGATATGAATAATGGGCCTAGCAAGTTCCATATACCCAAAATGCCCAATACATTCTTTAAGTTTTGAACCGCAGGTTTTACATTTTAACCCCGGATCAATAACACCCATCCTAATATCCATTAACCCCCCATCTACAGGGTAGCCTTCCTTGTCATACAATTCAGGGGTTACTATTTTAGATGAAGCCATTTTTTTTATTAGAATTGGTGAAAATATACCAAACACGATAGAGTTTACTTCTTTATTCACATATAGGCTTTCCATTTTAATTCTCCATTTAATATTTGTTTCTTAATTGCAGTTTTGGATAAAATCCAATACTTTTTAATTCATCTAATAATAATTTAAATGCGTAAGATATTTCAATATTAGTGATCTCTACATTATCCCCGCAGACAGTACAATAAGATTTGTTTTTATATTGATCATGAATTGCGATCATTCCGCAGTTTTCACATAATGGAACAATTGTTTTATCTGCATCAAATCTTTCTTTTAGCAATAATGATGCCCCATGCGCAATCAAACAGTCTTTTTCCATCTCACCAAATCTTAGGCCTCCCTCTTTATCTCTTCCTTCCGTCGGCTGTCTTGTTAATAATTGCACAGGACCGCGCGCTCTTGACTGGATTCTATTTGCAACCATTAATTTAATTTTTTGATAATACAGATTTCCTACATAAATTCTTGCAGGAATCATTTCACCAGTTTGGCCATCGTACATTGTTTCCATACCGTTGTCTCTTAAACCCATCTTGGCCAAGAGCTTTCTTAAATCTTTTTCATCTTCTGAATCAAATGTAGTGCCGTCTACTTGTCTGCCGGCCATTGCCCCAACCTTGCCGCCAATTAATTCAATTAAGTGTGAAATAGTCATCCTTGACGGAATACCGTACGGTGAAAATATTAAATCAGGTATGATCCCGGATAATGAGTAAGGCATATCCGCTTGAGGTTTAATAATACCAATAACCCCTTTCTGGCCCCCTCTTGTAATAAATTTATCCCCTATCTCGGGAATTCTTTGATCCCTGATTCTTACCTGGATTAATTTATTGCCCTCTCCGTTTTCTGTCAGTAATATAAAGTCAACTGTACCTTTTTCACCGTGCTTAATGCTGATTGAGCTTTCTCTTCTAGTGTTAGAAGTTAAATTATATTCATCCATGCTGCTCAAGAATCTTGGAGGACTTGTTCTTCCAATAACAACATCCCCTTCTTTGACATGAGCTTCCGGACTGATTATACCATCATCTTCAAGCAATCGATAATCTTGTTCTGACCTATATCCTTTTACTTCTTTGTTAGGGATAGATACCTCATCAACAAGACCCCCGGCATATCTTAATTCTTCAGCAACTGCTGGGTAGAAATATGTACTCCTTGCAAGACCCCTATCCACTGAACCTTTATTTATGATTATTGCATCTTCCATATTATATCCGCCATAACTCATAACAGCAACAACTAAATTTTGTCCGGCAGGATGTTTTTCATCATGATATAAATCATGCGTGATTGACTTTACAATAGGGATTTGCGGATAATGCAACAAATTAACATCAGTATCAATTCTTAATGGATAATTTGCAGCATAGAAACCTAAAGCATGTTTTTGGTTTTTTGCACCCATCAGGTTTCTCATACCAGGTCCAAAATTAGAGTAAGGCACAAGTGATGCGCATAAACCCAACATTGCAATTGGAGCTATCTCTAAATGAGTATATTCAGGTGTTAATTCCTCATCACGGATAGCAATTAAAGTGTTCTCTTCTTCGAGAGCATCTAAATATTCAATAAGCCCCTGTTCAATAAGATCATTCCAGTTTAATTCTCCTTTTTCTAATTGTTTTACATGGTTATCAGTAATTAAGCTTTTACCGTCTTTAACAATTATCAAAGGCCTTCTTGCCCTGCCCTTTGAGGAATCAATTAATATCCTATTAGTTTCTTTTTCATAACAAACATTAGTTTCTTTTGATATGTTGCCTTTTCTTCTTTCAGAAATTATATTTTCTGCAAATTCTTCAGGGGTATTTGTATCTCCAATGTATTTATAGTTTAAGTATACTTCAGTAATCATTTTTACTCCTCGCTTAATTCCTCTTTAACGCCTGGCAACCTTAAATTTAAATGTTTGATAGTTGCAAGCACTTTGTTATCTTCTTCTCCTTCTGAAATCTTGCAAAATAATGCCATATTTTTTCTTAAGCCAATATTTGTACCCTCGGGTGTTTCAACTGGACAAAGTTTTCCAAAATGTGTAGGATGCAATGCTCTTGCTTCAAAATTTTCTTGTGAAGCAGACAACGGACTAATTATTCTTTGCAGCAAAGACATTGTCTGTAAAAAATTAACTCTTTCAATTCTTTGGCTTACGCCTTTTCTCCCCCCAACCCAATTGCCTGTTGCCATTGCGGAATAAATTCTGCCGGTTAATAATTTTTCCCTGATAATTACTCTAATAGAAGGGAATTTTCCCCGTTTGACAATTCTTTGAAAATTATATAATAAGTCGCTAATTAAAACTTTGATATTAACTCTGATAACGTCTGCAAGCAAGTCTCCTGAACATTTAATGCGCTTATTCATATAGTGGTCTTTATCATCTTCAGGTCTCTCGTCATTAAGAGCAAGTATGAAATGTTTTAACATTTTGCATAAGTTATACGCTTTAACAACGTTTTCTGAAGGAGTTATGCCCAAATGAGGCAGGAAATATTTGTGTAAAATTTCCTTCATACGTTCAACTCTTATGTCTTTTGCTTGGGTTATGCCTACTTTTTTTGCAATATAATCAATTGCATCTTCTTGAGTTTTAATCTCTATAAATTCATACAAATTCATAAAAACTTCATCAAATGTCCTGTCAGCTGAAATAAACTTTACAATATCTTCGTCTTTCAATAAGCCCAGCGCTTTTAATATAACCACCACTGGCACTCTTCTAACTCTTGTAAAAGAAATATAAAATATTCCATCATTTAATTTTTCAATAATATGCGGAATTTTAAATGAACCGCTTTCAGAAAATAATTTTGCTGCGATTTTTGCGCCTGTAGTAGTTGGCGCTTTGTCAATCATAACCTTATTAGAGATTAAATCTTCAATGTTTACTATAACTTTTTCAGTCCCATTTATGATAAAATAACCTCCCGGATCATCAGGATCTTCGCCACGCAGAATTAGTTCTTCTCTGGTCATGCCATGCAAATGACAATATCTGCTCTTTAGCATGATAGGTAAATTCCCAATTTCAATAATAAAAGATTCACGTTGCACCCCATTTATATGCGCGCTAACTTCTAAGTATATAGGCGCTGAATATGTAATTTTTCGTAATCTTGCTTCCGTAGGAAAAATTTTTCGTTTAGAACCGTCGGCTTCAACAATTACCGGGCCTTTCACTTCATTGCTTTTATCAGGCATTTCTACCCAAATTTTATTAAATCTAATTTTAAATTCTTCCACATCAGGAGGAATAATTGTAGGTTCAATTTCTTTGTTGCCATCTATAATCTCTTGTAAACCTGTATCTACAAGACCATTAAATGATTCAATATCCGATTCTACAAGTGAGTTAGTTTCAAAATGCTTTTTTAATAGAATTTCACTTCTAGCTTTCATTAAATTACCACCCTGTAATATAGACTTTTTCCTGCAGTAAGGCTAACTCTCTCTATTTTGATAATATCTCCGATTTTGGGATCTAATTTTTTAATTGCAACATCAGTAATTAGAATTTTAGGAAGATTGAATTCCAGGATATTATATTTTTCAAATAATGCAACTTTGTCTTTATCTGACAATAAACTATGTTTTGGAACCAAAACATGTTTTTCAACATCAATATTCATTTCTTTTTCTATTGCCATTTTGAGGTTTATATCTCCCAATTTTTATCTATCAACCTCGACGAAGGTATTCATGGACAGTAATTGCGTCCAAATTTACGGTTATGGATAGGGACTTTTAATCCATATCATATCCACAAACCAGTAAAGGTTTGATGGGCCGGACGAGATTTTCGTTACCGATTTAGTATTTCGAACTCGCGACCCCTTGATTACTTTCGACTTTACCGGTAATTTTAAAAATTTCCGATTTTGTGTTAAAAGTCAAGTGCTCTATTACCCAAGGGTTTACCTTTCCAGGCTAAGCTACCGGCCCAAATTAAACGCCCTAGCCGGGACTTTCTTATTAATGTTGATATATTCCAACATTAATATTCGAACCCGGGTCGAAGCCTTTCAGTGTTATTAATATACTCGACAGGGCTTCATGATAACCGAACTACACTACCAGGGCATTATGGATTTCTATCTATACTCAAATTTCCAAGATTAATAGAAATATGTGATTATAGAAAGATTTTTTGCCATTATTGTTTAAAAATAAGCTTCCCTATTTAAACCTATCGCTTTTTAACTTTATTCTCCAGTTTAATTAATAATTATGAGCGATTGATATTTATAAAAGTTATGATTTTTTTAGTTTGATTTTTTAAGACATCATTCCAAAATTAATCAAAAAAATTAGTATCGGTTTGAACTGTTATATAAATGATTAAACAATATATCATCATAAAAATGAATAGCGAAACAAGACAATAGCAATGTTATTTTATTGCCTAGCCTATTTGATGGCAAACTAAAACAATCAAAACTGCTCGAAACCACTATTGGCCAATAGAGCAATAGTGTGCTCGCTTTGCTCAAGTTCTTCGCTTAAAAAATCCTCTACATTTATAAAGTAAAAATTAACGTTAAAGAATCCGCAAAATAAAAAAATCCCCCTGGCCGGAATTTCATAAAACCAAAATTTTAGGAAACTGAAAATTTCTGATTTTCTTCTTGAACCAGCAACCTCGCGGTATCGGCTGACTTATGTTCATACTAAGCACTCTGCTAAGTCGATAAGCGAAATCTTCTACAGCCGCGCGCTCTAACCAGTTGAGCTACGGGGGGACAGATTAGAATTTTCTTAGAATGTTTATAAATATATCGAAATTTAGGCGTTCATCCGGAATGACCGTTGACACTATATTAGTATATCATTCTTTACTTAATTTTAACAAGAACCTTCTTGCTTTTAGAGTATATTTAAAGCATACTAATTCGACAACGAAAACGAAGTGATAATTTCGGATTAACCCGGAATTTAATAATTAAAGATTTCCAAAATAAGATTCATTACCCCCACTTTTCAATAGCTTTTGCTAATTCTTTATGTGTTTTGGCATATTCACTTAAAGATATATTTTCCATTGCGGCATCTACAGCTTGCCTAAACGCTGTTGCACCTTTCATAGTTCCTTCCGGGTGCCCATGTACTCCTCCCCCACCCTGCATAACAATGTCATTGCCCATAACTTTCATTACTTGGGGCAATTGTAACGGTGATAAGCCTCCTGAAGCAACTGCAAGCACCGGTTTTAGTCCGTGCCAATCTTGCGCAAGAATATTTTGGCTTATATCTTCTTTAATTCTTTCTCTTTCAATCTCCTGTTCAATTATTAACTCTTCATTTTCAGATCCGTGCATTTTACCAATTCCTGCAGTTCCAATATGCAAAGTATCTACACCAATCAATCGGTAAGTTTTTGCAAGTACCAACATTGAAATCCCCATATCATGATTTCTTGTTAACGCTCCATGCATTGCTCTGTGTCCATGAATAGCTAACTTATTATCTTGACAAAAATCTCTTACTCCATGCAATGCTGACCATCCTGCAGTTAAAACATCATACATGATATATTCACCACCTAATTTTTTAACAATTTTAGCTCGCCTAATCATTTCATTATAAGGCGCCGTGATATTTGCCAAATATAATTTTTTTTCACCAGTTTCTTTTTCGGATTGATCTCTTGCTCTAAACGTTAATTTCATACGTTTATCAAACTGGTTAAATGTCATTGAAGTTAAATTTTCGTCATCTTTAACAATATCAAGACCTCCTGCCCATGATTCGTATGCAACCTTTGCATGCTGTGCAGAAGTTAAGCCAACTTTAGGTTTTACAATTGTGCCAACAAATGGTCTTTTTTTCACACCAGTCATTTTTCTAATTCCTTGGACACCAAACTGCGGTCCCCGGAAAGCTTTAACATGCTTTTTTGTTAAAGCAAAATCTTCAAATCTTAGCCCTTTAATTTCTTTCATTCCAAATATATTCCCTGCAATAGAAGACATTATTCCAGGCATGTTGCCTGTTTCAAACAATTGTTCAGGATATGCAATTTTAATTTGGTTAGTTTTTTCGTTTACATAGAATATATGAGGTTTCAAAGTTTTTGCTATCTTTGGATTCATAGTAGAAATCTTTGTCCAGGTACCAATTGAAGATTCGCCTGCTATATATTCGCACAACCTTTTCAAAGGAACTCCTTTTACAGGAGTTGCTTTATACTGTACAACAACATCAGTAGATTTTGGTTTAGATTTAAGATTTAAAAATTCTAAATTTCCGTATATTGACATATTAGTTCACCTCTAAAAAAATTTATACAATTCAAGGAAATTCTTAATCGTATAATCCGCTTTTTCTTTTGCTTTTATCGGCAAATAATACCTTTTGCCTCTTCTCAACCAAACTGTTGTCATCCCCAGCTTGTTAGCTGGCGCAATATCTCGCACAGGGTTATCTCCAATCATTACAGCCTCAAATGGTTTAACTTTTGCTTGTTTTAAAGCAAATTCAAATATTTCTTTATGCGGTTTTTCATATCCGACTTCCGAAGTAGTTGCAATAATATCAAAATATTTTTTAAATCCTGTTGCTTCTATTCTTTTCAATTGCCATTTTTTAATGCCATTAGTTATCACGCCTAATTTGTATCCTTTCTTTTTAAGATATTGCAGTATAATTTTTGCATCGTAATATCCTTGTATGTTTTGACAGCTAACTTTCCAAAATTCATTTAAAATTTCATTGGCTAATTTTTTATCAAAATTATGTTCAGCCCGCAAAAATTCAACGATCCAATAACCCCTGTCGCATCTTACAGGTAAATCGGGGAATCTTTTTTTAATTCCTTGTTTAACACTGGTAAAAACTTCAAACATATCGCTTAGCTTAAACTTTGGATGTTTTTTGCAGAAATATTCAATAGCTTTAATCTCGGCCATTATTTTAGAGTTTGAAGCTTTGTATGAATAAAGCGTATCATCCAAATCAAAGAATATAGCTTTCACCTTTCCCATATCAATTATTAGGGACTTTCGAGGTTATATAGTTTTTGGTAACGAAATAAATAAAAATCTTAATTATTAAACTAAACTTATGACTAAAATAATCTTAGTTGATATGGATAGGGCATTAGCAGACTTTGATAAAAAAGTTACTGATATTTATAGAGCAAAATTTCCAGATAGGCCTTATGTTAATCTCCAGGATAAAGACACATTCTATTTAGCTGATCAATATCCTCAATAATATAAATCAGACATAAAAGCAATTTCTACAGCACCGGGTTTTTTTAGAAGTCTTGAACCTATTGAAGGGGGCCTTGAAGCTTTAACAGAAATGGAATCTTTAGGTCACAAAGTATTTATTTGTACAAGCCCCCTGGGCGCTTATCAAAACTGCGTAGCTGAAAAATTTGAATGGATTGATAAGCACATAGGGAAAGGATGGATAAAGAAGATAATTATAACAGGAGATAAAACAATTGTAACTGGGGATTATTTGATAGATGATAGACCTGAAATTGAAGGCGTAGAATCAACACCTGCATGGAAACATATTTTATACGATCAACCATATAATCATAATGTTAATAAAAGAAGATTAACTTGGACAAATTATAAAGAAATTTTAAATTTGCAGTTTTAATTTATTAAAATTAATTTTACTTATTGCCGTAATAAAAAAACTTTTCAA from Candidatus Woesearchaeota archaeon encodes the following:
- a CDS encoding tyrosine--tRNA ligase, with translation MNPKEKFELITRNTQEIIGDQELKEILKKRDISIYLGTEISGRPHIGYFVPAMKMKDFLKAGCHVTMLLADIHAMLNNQKSTFEQLNSRFKYYSIIIKALLEAAGADTSKLTFVKGSDFQLDPKYTFDMYRLASMSSLHDLNKAASEVVRQSENQKIGGLIYPIMQALDEEYLKVDAQYGGVDQRKIFMYAREILPKLGYKPRIEIMTPMIPGLQGDKMSSSVASSKIDLLDDAETIKKKLNKAQCVAGDIRDNGLLSFVKHVIFVLKKDTDDTFVIERPAKFGGNLEYSQYEKLEDDFKEQKLHPMDLKTALAREIAILTAPIRKVMENNEKIIKEAYP
- a CDS encoding NusA-like transcription termination signal-binding factor, whose protein sequence is MIKIKYDMNLMKYISLFESITRTNVDDAFQQDEIVYFIVKEGMAGKAIGKKGINYKKIEGILKKKVRIIENSKDLSKFIENIIYPLKLANIEIEPTIIKLTAVDTKTRGILIGRGGINLRSTETIVKRYFNDLVEIKVI
- a CDS encoding ribosomal L7Ae/L30e/S12e/Gadd45 family protein → MAVKNKTNDEISKIKKALEEKRLIIGTERVLKSLKLSRLVEVFITSNSIPEVKDQINHFANLQKVTVTSLSMDNEELGVICKKPFSVNVVGISA
- a CDS encoding DNA-directed RNA polymerase subunit A'' (DNA-dependent RNA polymerase catalyzes the transcription of DNA into RNA using the four ribonucleoside triphosphates as substrates), with product MPKIILPHKLTEEIKNFGNGLSEKRFEKLKELIENDYFNAQVQPGEAVGLVAAESIGEQGTQMTLNTKLLAGVAEMNVTTGLPRIIEILDGRQTLKTPLMEIYLKKPYSGGKGIKELALRIKETMFNELVKEFIINVGELSIDAELNSNRLNVLGLTSEKIQKIISKAVKSCTIKVKGETLIFKVKSKEENLNDVYKLKEKLKKIYICGIKKIRQVLPMKKGEEYIIVTGGTNLKEILTFQEVDENRTYSNDLYEVQEVLGIEATRAIILDEIFKVYQGQGINVNVRHIMLIADTMCLNGRIKGITRYGVISEKSSVLARASFETPDKHILNASMIGEVDQLNSVIENVMLNQPVPIGTGLPKLITKTK
- a CDS encoding DNA-directed RNA polymerase subunit A', giving the protein MESLYVNKEVNSIVFGIFSPILIKKMASSKIVTPELYDKEGYPVDGGLMDIRMGVIDPGLKCKTCGSKLKECIGHFGYMELARPIIHIKFSTLVYDLLRATCADCGRILLSQDKYEKTLAKLKKLYADGELETYRKLAKSITTGLKTVSKCSFCGAKQPKITLDKPTTFLENDKRISPIEVRSRLEKIQDEDCEILGIHPKFMRPEWAVLTVLSIPPVTMRPSITLESGERSEDDLTHKLSDIVRINQRLFENINAGAPEIIIEDLWDLLQYHITTFFDNGVAQLPPARHRSGQPLKTLTARVKSKEGRIRHNLAGKRTNFSARSVISPDPMLKLDEVGIPKEIAMKITVPERVTDWNKEYLKTFVERGPKVYPGANYLVRPDGKKKRITEETKQALLEELENGYQVERHILDGDIALFNRQPSLHRMSVMAHKTRILPNQTFRINPAVCAPYGADFDGDEMNLHVPQTEEARAEAEILMLVQTQLISPRHGLSIVKCIQDAVSGNYLITRSETIPFNKAIDLLYITGINDFSKLPKKKTVTGAELASVLLPDDFNFTFKTKEGTDLIIKKGAIEKGFLDANSIGGDGAGMMLRELHKRYGQEVTVDILGKLLKLGIFAQKQIGITTGISDVDLPKEAIQKIKNYISKGYEEAGEKIDAYKKGELHAYPGRTIQETVELQILETLNVARNEAGKVVENYANQKTGIGIMANSGARGKAIHLAQMAACVGQQAIRGKRIMTGYSERTLPLFKKGDLNPDAHGFIKHGFNEGASPAEFFFIAMAGREGLMDTALRTPKSGYLYRRLSNALQDLKVEYDNTVRDSSGKIVQFEYGEDGIDVSKSENGIINVKKAIDYV